One Setaria viridis chromosome 3, Setaria_viridis_v4.0, whole genome shotgun sequence DNA window includes the following coding sequences:
- the LOC117850238 gene encoding protein yippee-like At4g27745, which produces MAELVGPRVYSCCNCRNHVCLHDDIISKAFQGRNGRAFLFSHAMNVVVGAKEDRQLMTGLHTVADIYCNDCREVLGWKYERAYEESQKYKEGKFIFEKAKIVKENW; this is translated from the exons ATGGCGGAGCTGGTGGGCCCGCGCGTCTACAGCTGCTGTAACTGCCGGAACCACGTCTGCCTCCACGACGACATCATCTCCAAGGCTTTCCAG GGGCGGAATGGCCGCGCCTTTCTATTCTCTCACGCCATGAACGTAGTTGTGGGGGCAAAGGAGGATAGGCAGCTTATGACAGGGCTACACACGGTTGCTGATATCTACTGTAATGATTGCCGAGAGGTGCTGGGCTGGAAGTATGAGAGAGCGTACGAGGAGTCACAGAAATACAAAGAAGGAAAATTCATATTTGAAAAGGCAAAGATTGTCAAAGAGAACTGGTAA